From the Papilio machaon chromosome 13, ilPapMach1.1, whole genome shotgun sequence genome, the window AGTCGAGGAAATTAATTCCATACCCATTACAATGAAATCAAACTTATCATAGGAACAAATGTATGTTCCTAATTATAGCTTTTGTGTGACAGtttgttttaagatattcGATCTTAAAtgggaagcgaatttaattctttgactgtacAGAACTGAAATAGAATTACAGGCAACTAccaatgttaatatttataaggataaatattaattactttgcATGTTACTCCTGGGCGATTCTGCGTCGGAATAGTCCTCCTCTTCGCTGGACAGTTCCTTCTTTATCTTCTTAGCGGCGGGCTCGTCCTCTGCGCCGCACCACGCCTTCACCTGATCCAGTGCACGCACTTTACTTGTTCTTTGTAGGCGACTGAAAAGTATAATTGATAAAGATACCAATAATATTTGCACTTTACACAATAATTACCACAAAGTAAATATGTGTagatattatgtttaataaatattttatttcttacccAGAAGAAGAAATCATGGGGCTGTCagattttttaacaacctGCTTGACAATTTGTGGCAAAGGTGTGCTAATTTgtttaacctaaaaaaaatataaaattagttgatcttgatttaaaaattgatattaaaaatgttacaagtatcttaaatattttatacacaaatGTAAACTAAAACGTCACTGATAAACTTTGTCAGTTTTTTAATGAAACGCAGAGttacacttttaatttacctGCACAGGATGCTGTTGCTGTTGAGCCCTGAGGGCCTTCAGTTCCTTCTGTCTCGCGAGCTGCTTCTCAAACGCTTCCAGAAGATGTTTACATGTCTCCATATTCTCTACTGGCTCCCATGTGTTTTGctcactatatttattaaaacaaatatcataCTTAGGAAAAACATGTTCAATGTTTATGTAGGGTATAATGCCATAGTACATCAAATATCTACCTTTTATTAGGAGAAATAAACTCATTCTTCTAATTGAATGAtcgaatttttttacaaacattaacAGTAGCACTTAGCTTTTACGTAGGAAATAGCAGTTtgtgtgtaaataaatttgtacttACTGTGGATATCCTTCCCACTTGAGTAAGTATTCATACTGTTTCCGGCGCGGGTTGAATCGTTTGGCGAGGATCTTCTCTACAACGTACTCGCCAGCCTCCGCGGGATCTGCTCCCTCGCGCTCCGTGCGCCGCGCTATCCTCTCCTCTGGTGGCACTCGCTCCTGCGCGTTACGTACAGACTCTTTGTCTGAGAAGtcctaaaaaaacaaaaaatcataaatagtttagttaaaatactttaatataaagatGAAATTAATGCATGAGCATCTATTTCTTTATGAATAATGCATTACATATCGAAAATCGACAATACTTGGTGGTCCTACAAATTCCTGTTTAACATCACAAAATTGTGTATAAAGTTCTAAGACAtattgtattgaaaataatcatttttatttcacatttccAACCACATTTGTATTAAgctgtattaaatttaaatggtgAAGAAAATTGTAGTGTACTGGTTATAGTCTTGGTAATCTCATGAAGCTGTGGTGTTGTGCATTTGTATGACTGGGATGTTACAAAAATGATTTAACCTTTGGCCTTGGTGTTTGGAATGTAACTGATTTATTCATGGCTCTGTGAGCGGGGTTAGATTTAAAGTCATCACTTTCTTCACCAGATGGCAGCGCTTCAGAGTCTTCCTGCAAGTTTCATTATGATACAAATTTTTCATCGCAAAATAACACCCAATTTgattatatgttaatttaataaattagaaacaaagaacctaaaataaaaaaattataatcttcaaattttacatctaaacattttggaatttataaatattatgcagaaaatcttcaaaattatGCTTtgtaaaaaactataaaaataagttggcTAAATTGTGACTTGTGATACTATATCAATTTTTGGATTTAAATGGTCTTACCACTTTAGGTATTTTTCTTGGTCTACctctttttttaacttctgTGGTGGGAGTTTGGACTGGCACTAGTTGATCTTCAGTCTTTACTTCcatctaaaatataaacaagttatttattgatagttgTATCCATTagcttaacacattcaatgccaaaaaaaacttagtttttTCAGAGCTAATGAGAGAGtggacattatttttatgctgAAGAAACccacaattttattgtttataaaacacatttatccAAATTTGAATGTCTAACTAGTCATAAGAAAACATTGAAGTTTTTGCAATAACTTACAACTTTAGCGTGTGCAAACTTAGACAAAGCCTGCACATTAGAGCCAGCTGTGATCCATGCTGTTCGTTGAGCCTCCGGCATGCGACACCACTGCTGATATAGTTTCCAGCTGTTGTCCGCATTTGATGTGGATCCATCCCTTGCCGAAGAACACTTCCACAATAGAAAAGCCCATACTTGAGCTTTGCTttcattctaaaaaaataatttttattatgacaatCACTATCAATACATAAATCAAATTTCCTAGTTATCAATTCAACTATTTCTTtcattagtaaaaaattaaaatttataacaataacatataatattaacatgtttaatacatcattattttatcattaccCAAAGTATTCTTTGCCTAttcttatattttgtttatcattGAAATAGCAACAACAAATATTGATCATGAAGAAATATATAGCTACTGAAACTACTAAAGATGAGATAAATGCTATACACTTACACTATCTCTTACTGGAGACTTCCCAACACAATTATTAGCATCTTTATGCTCTTTGAACTCTTCATAAAAGTGGAATGCAGAGTGACACTGTCCACAAACCAGTACATCAAGAGTGGCCATCTCCTCATGAGCCTCTGTAATATGTAATGTatcaattaacaaattaaagcttaaaattacatttaaaacttcCATTtagattttcattattttaattaggtcATTCGCTAGTAATCACCTTTCAACGCAGTCGGATTTTTTGCTAATTCGTCAGGATTTCCCGCCGCAACTTCTGCAGAAGGCGATTCGCCTTCTTCTACGGTTGTCATTTTACTATTCTGATAACCTATAAAAGTTTCAATGAGTCAAATAATGGAATGAAATCAGAATATTATTGTTGATAGATATCACAAATATAACCTTGCTAATCTTGGCCGGCAACTTCCCGCCAACTCATTAAATGCGTGTATTGTTCAACAtaccaatttatttataaaggaaaatttaaacctacgatattcaatatttaaaaattttaaaaaaataagatcaTTCCACCTCAGACATAAACATTCcaataacttaaaacaattcactcatttaattgaaatttctaTCTGTGACACAAGGCAGCGACGCTTAGCATTATGCTTTACATTATAACAAGCTGTTATAAATTTAGATGCTACTTATCGATGTCTTAATAAACCACGCTAAAGTCATTCTTCCTATTTAGTTACATTTAGGACTTACCAAAAcaatgtcaaaattatattttttttaaataaattatatcacttCGCAAACACAACGAAAAACGGAACACCTAATGCAAGCACCAAATACTTTATGAGAGAAAAAAAGCATTCACCGTCAAAATCATTACGCCCTCTAGCGAACGCCGACAATTCTTGTTCTCTTTGCATCACATGTGCTAACCAGCCAATAGGTGATGAAAGTTGCTTGTTTTCTACCAATGACAAAATAGCAACCAATTAGGCATATCGTAACAGACTTGCTGTTAATGGTTTGCCGAAGCAGTTCACCGCTATTCGATTAAGCCGACATTTTATGCCGACATGTAAAATTTCTTTGTAGAAAAGCTTTATTTACCGTTTTATTCggtaaaaacaaattcaattcaTTAGTTTTCTATTCTACGGCTTAAGATATTTGACATATGTTacaaaagttgtttttattaaaagatttttatatatttggtTGATTGAATgtagaaaaatactatttatagAAACTctttatcaaaaattttaataattagaaaCTGATAAGCAAATTCTGACTTCTTCTTCTTAGGCGTTATTTCGATCACTTATCGAAGATCAGATATTGGCGAAAAAATTGCTCATTGTCgctaaatttatataatatatgccAATTATATTACGCTATGTTTATGAAACAGAAATCTCTTTTTtggttgaaaatttaaaaaaaacatatacggTGTTATAATTATACCATTACCGATACCCAAGTACTTTTGGGATTTGTTATATCAATGTCTCGTAACTTAGACATTACCGACCATCGATACCTATATAGTTTTGTCACATTGGTTAGATTAATGGTCAGACattataatttagataaaatataaaaaaatgtatacgatttaaatatataaataaccatATCGATTATCATAAAAAGCGCTTTAATGTAACTATGTCTTCCAATATTACATGACAGCTGgccatttatgtatttatgtgtCATAGATTTGGTTGTGGTTATAAGACTAAATACGAAGTGTCTTATTTCTTCCGTACATTTGTAAACGATACAGACATTAAGGTCGCAATTTTTGTCATAGCCTATGCGTACCTCagtcatatttttgtatacgaTTTTTAATACCTagttgttaaagaaaaaatttagaaattaatcaCGCCCGAAACTCAGTGGGGCAGGCAATGATCACTCATTCTTAAACTTCCTTTTCTCTTCAAGGTTTTTAATATCACAAAGACTTGAATGCCGTCGATTACAGCGTAGTATGATATGAATACGCGTGCTGTATTGTGATGCAAGTACTACATAcaacaaagtttaaattatttttagcagAACTTCATCCGATTAACTCTGAATGATCAGTAATAATATCCCACACCTCACGCGTTGTGCCTGTAATACCGTTAAAAAGGCAACAACGTAGCGACTAAATTATCACTTTCTTGAAAAGACTTTTTCTATAACAACTGCTGATCAGTTAAGGGGAGTGAAAATAGTCCCGGGAAGTCTAAGTGCTATTCGTCTGTTTTGAGGGTctgaaatagaaaatttgttattattacagaataaatgttaattgccacacaaaaataaaattaacgaattaaaacatattagcGTATAGTTCAAGCGATTTTAAGCTTTCATGCAACAGTTTAGAGTTTTAATTGctttacaaatatgtaaagGAAAGCGAAGTTATGTCGCTCGAAAAGTGTAGgtcttatatttttgtatttacatttgaTATATCTATAGCTAAATGATTgtagaatattaatatattcgtAAGTAAAAACGTTTTGCATACATATTCCGCCTTATTACAAAACGTGGTCTAACTATAAAACCTGGTTTAAACCTACATTCGAagtggtttatttaaaattcatattacaaaACGTAGTTTAACGTTAAACCTGGACTATCTATGGTAACAACTTTAAACCATTGCGTTCCCAGGTTTAACTATTTAGACCACAGATTTAGACTTATGTCAGAAGTGTCAAATTAAAGGTTATTCATTTGAATTTGCTATCCGCTTAGTTACGAGTTTTGTGCCTTATCgggtttttgttaaaaatctgaTTTGGTTAATTTAATGGACATGGAAGACATTGAAGATATTGAAACAATGGAGATATTAGAAATGTCACGTCAACCTAATAAACGTCGAGTTCGTTTGGATCCTTTCGTCGAATTGTCGAATGAAGATTTAAGACAAAAGTACCGATTTACCAAACGTTTTGCGGAAAAAATAGTGGATGGAAAAAGTAACGCGACTAATTGACGCAATAtttcctaaaatattaaaaataaaataattcttccgGATCAAAGATAGTTTTTAAACGTAGTAGTAAATTAAGTAGtaggtaattaattatttactttcttcTCAGAAGTCCAATTTGCAGATCATTTTGCATATCGTTGATCCATTTTCAATTagtttattgacaattaattACACACGTAAAAACAAAGATCGCGTGGGGCGGGCACTTTCAAAAGAATTCCGTTTGACGTGCTTTATTctattccattttatatacatacccGATAAAAGATAGCCAGATGTTACAACTTTCGCAGAAACGGAACGTTTATTATCGAATGACATTTAGTGAGCGAATGATTATCTGTCATAAGCGATTGTCCGTGGTTCAAATTCTTAGTTTATGAAGTTCTGGTTTGGTCTACGTTTTGTAATacctcagatgaagaattatatagatatgacatgcgcgttcacccgtaagggacagatagagagtactatagactatacctatatataagtaaaaggattggggttaccagttatttgttttgtcccgaaaatgaataattacgatataatttaatatagaccaatttatatattcccaattaaattgttattaataaacgtaataaatataaaaacaatgcgtaatttttgtttatgtgactaagattacgtaaacagattttttttagtaatacttagtcaggtcataaattctgtcacatgtttaatataaaataattgaaacaagtttattcattatgtgaccatttatttaccaaaatgaacttaacaaaacatagattcttatgacactaaagtttattcaaaatgacatccgtgattttgaatacaggccttcaatctgctcggccagttgtctatcacagcacgaacgaggtccatgtcaatatcggcggctgccttaatcaaggatgtcttgagtgactccaaaaaaagaatttcccgatatttttttcccgcgtaccgcttcaacaaagcgcggcatctcttcagtcttaggtccattagacgagcattcaaacgatgtcctatttttcttcgatatgcacgaagccctaagtcttcataaaaagctacaaaaaacataccaatattatagtcatataattttaaattactctgtatatcattacagtgaacactacatgtaaaactacttaatattaaactattttgattgtaatttctaagaaacaaaatttacatgggacaaattaaaaagcatactctttaaaatcaacgggataagaaagtatcaaatatttaaaaacacagcatataccagaattaaaaactccttttgaaatctgttgaaaatagtataaaaaatgtgaattgtttcatttatatacattatacatactataatttatttcccctaaattcagggtaatttttacaacaagatggtggtattatttttacgggtaataaccaaccaatttgaaaagaagtttaatatggccgcttgtttcccagatctacagtatattatttgacacaaatgacatctgcgtttgggcgcataatgttcgaaaaatactattttattttagctgattttacccgtattttaacatattagttattacaaagactgtaaagaacaactagtttgtattttcttccttattttgtatgaatacatgtgaataagtgcgtagtttcagtacttacgagtgaaaggttatgtttttctcttttcgctcactacggcttttacaaccgacgatacagcagtataccatgttttataaactttaccttactaaaactgtaatatcaaaatatttttgcacaattacagccactaagtactcacaattttcgaaaaatagcacgaatgtcaaactttgttagggacaacctaggttgtttgtaggggacaacctttgttccaaacaaagcccaaaccctggtacgcagaaagggacggaagatagttatccctgtctttgtcacgtcacaggaattgtgtataactgtatctctctcactcacggtattattattaccgtgtcatagacttgtgTAATacctcagatgaagaattatatagatatggcatgcgcgttcacccgtaagggacagatagagagtactatagactatacctatatataagtaaaaggattggggttaccagttatttgttttgtcccgaaaatgaataattacgatataatttaatatataccaatttatcTATTcccaattatattgtaattaataattgtaataaatataaaaaacaatgcgtaatttttgtttatgtgactaagattacataaacagatttttttagtaatacttagtcaggtcataaattctgttacatgtttaatataaaataattgaaacaagtttattcattatgtgaccatttatataccaaaatgaacttaacaaaacatagattcttatgacactaaagtttattcaaaatgacatccgtgattttgaatacaggccttcaatctgctcggccagtcgtctatcacagcacgaacgaggtccatgtcaatatcggcggctgccttaatcaaggatgtcttgagtgactccaaaaaaagaatttcccgatatttttttcccgcgtaccgcttcaacaaagcgcggcatctcttcagtcttaggtccattagacgagcattcaaacgatgtcctatttttcttcgatatgcacgaagccctaagtcttcataaaaagctacaaaaaacataccaatattatagtcatataattttaaattactctgtatatcattacagtgaacactacatgtaaaactacttaatattaaactattttgattgtaatttctaagaaacaaaatttacatgggacaaattaaaaagcatactctttaaaatcaacgggataagaaagtatcaaatatttaaaaacacagcatataccagaattaaaaactccttttgaaatctgttgaaaatagtataaaaaatgtgaattgtttcatttatatacattatacatactataatttatttcccctaaattcagggtaatttttacaacaagatggtggtattatttttacgggtaataaccaaccaatttgaaaagaagtttaatatggccgcttgtttcccagatctacagtatattatttgacacaaatgacatctgcgtttgggcgcataatgttcgaaaaatactattttattttagctgattttacccgtattttaacatattagttattacaaagactgtaaagaacaactagtttgtattttcttccttattttgtatgaatacatgtgaataagtgcgtagtttcagtacttacgagtgaaaggttatgtttttctcttttcgctcactacggcttttacaaccgacgatacagcagtataccatgttttataaactttaccttactaaaactgtaatatcaaaatatttttgcacaattacagcgactaagtactcacaattttcgaaaaatagcacgaatgtcaaactttgttagggacaacctaggttgtttgtaggggacaacctttgttccaaacaaagcccaaaccctggtacgcagaaagggacggaagatagttatccctgtctttgtcacgtcacaggaattgtgtataactgtatctctctcacttacggtattattattaccgtgtcatagacttgtgTAATACGGATTCATTTAGACCATGGTTTTAGAGATTAAGCTAGACTACGTAGTTCGGGTTTAAACCAGAGTTGTtgagattttttgtaataaggcgGATTATGTTTTACTTCGTTTCGATCGATAATAGCGCCCTCTAGCGGATGTCCTTTCATGCTATGATGCATGTTGCAATTTCATTGCTAATGAACGCCCTCTGTTGGTGGTCAATAACCGCTGCCCCTTAAAATATTACgaggatttttatatttctggtcAGACTaatacttttaagttaaataagaaaaaaaaaacataaaatgcgCGAAGCTGACTTACATTTTGGCTAAGACAAGATATGGCCGTTTTGACGAACTTCGATCGAATATACTGCCAAAAgttacatttatgttttattatttattatttatttatttatttatttacttatttatttagaatacaataaaaacctaaaatagaactatgtcccacaaaattatataacataatttgtcTGTGggatcaaaaaatttaatttaaatttaaattgatataaaataaaattaggtaaGTATGATAGTATTGTTAGATAATTCCCTAATTAAAtacctttattaattaaataaaaaaaattatagattttttctGTCAGAGTGGGTTTTTTAATATCGCTACTTGAACGAAAGCttagttttaattgtttctaatttaaGCAATTTCATCCTTATCATGTCCATTCCATTCTTtcatttttagttttgttatCTGTATAAACGAGGTGCTTTCtcatttttcatacatttttcactggtaaaaaatgttaccatACTTTTAATAGCAAAtgtaccatttttattctgtatCTTTGTTGCTTTGACGCATCGTGGGacgctttattttattcgtcctttgcaaattatttttaatacttattgaCTCGTTGGTGTCTTTTCTCATAATATTGTACcggttagaaaaatattatacctaGTTTTTACATTACTTCTTATTTATCTATTCGTCTCTGTTTCAGATAATGTCGGGCATAGCCAGTGCACGGTTAGCTGAGGAAAGAAAAGCTTGGCGCAAGGACCATCCCTTTGTATGTGCAGTCATAACTTAgtgtgttattttaatttagtgtcTGACCTTAATACTATTATTCGCTTGCAGGGGTTTGTGGCAAGGCCTATGAAAAATCCCGATGGGTCTTTAAATCTCATGACTTGGGAATGTGCGATCCCCGGAAAAAAAGGGGTTTGTAACTTAATGGTTCTAGAAACATTCCGCAGTAATTACAATACTACGTATGCTTTTGAAGGCTTGGTTCGAATTGATTGCATGCATATGCTAACATTTCGAAAATACCTTCCAATAACACTTTcttggaaataaataacttaattcatcatagaattgtaattaaatatttaagaaattgtCAATTGTTCATAAACACTGcttcatttcattatttaatgtaatttgcaattataaattaaagtaatattaacttaaattaaaatgatctaGAAGTGAAATTGAAAATCTAAAGTCAAGATTTTTGCAACATTACAGTGAAAATGCTATTTTCAGACACCCTGGGAAGGAGGTTTATACAAATTAAGGATGATCTTCAAAGATGATTATCCTTCCACTCCTCCAAAGTGCAAATTTGAACCTCCTCTGTTTCACCCAAATGTGTACCCCTCAGGCACAGTGTGTCTTTCATTACTTGATGAAGAAAAAGATTGGCGTCCTGCTATtacaattaaacaaatattgctTGGTATTCAAGATCTGTTAAATGAACCTAATGTAAAAGATCCTGCACAAGCTGAAGCATATACAATTTATTGGTAAGTGCTTTGAatctatatgtaaatatttagatcTTGAAGTACTAGGCAAGGTAATTGAGTGAACTATATATGCTAAAGAAATGATAGGCCACATAGGCTTAAACTTGATATGTTTAAGAATAACTCTTCAGATTTTAAGCAAG encodes:
- the LOC106710574 gene encoding SUMO-conjugating enzyme UBC9-A — encoded protein: MSGIASARLAEERKAWRKDHPFGFVARPMKNPDGSLNLMTWECAIPGKKGTPWEGGLYKLRMIFKDDYPSTPPKCKFEPPLFHPNVYPSGTVCLSLLDEEKDWRPAITIKQILLGIQDLLNEPNVKDPAQAEAYTIYCQNRLEYDKRVRAQARAMAATE